The Candidatus Paceibacterota bacterium DNA segment CCGGAGAGTGAGCTGATTTGATTCATGATGTTCAGCTTTTTTATAAAAAATCCTGATCTCGGTCATTTTTTTATCCAAAGCCTTGCCTGTGGTCAGAGTAATAGGTACTCCTTGCCAATCAGGACTGCCAGACTCTAGCTGAAGTGAAACAAAAGTCTCAACCGTGCTTTGTGGATTTTTGACTTCCTCTCTGTAATTTTTGTACTGGCCGCGCTTCACACAATCAATTATTTTTTCTTCCGAAAGCAAGTGAAGCTGCTCGAGAGCCCGCAGACGCTCATCTGGAATATTTTTCCACCAGCTGTTATCTGCGCCACCATTTGAGTCAACCACGCCATTTGACACACTTGGAGGAATCTTCATCAAAGTCAAAGCCGCGAGCTGAAGCAAATGACTTTGCACCAAATCCCTTAAAGCCCCTGTTTGTTCATAGAAAGTGGCTCGTCCCTCTATGCCAATCTGCTCGCTGGCCACGATCTCAATCCTTTCGATAAAATCCTTGTTCCAGGTCCGTTTGAAAAGTGAATTGCTCTGACGAAAAATGATCAGATTTTGCGTCATTTCTTTGGCTAAATAATGATCAATGCGATAGACCTGCTCTTCCGTAAAATATTTATTGATATCGTCTATCAAATCTTTGGCTGACTGAAGATCAAAACCAAAAGGTTTTTCTAAAAGGAGTTTAGTGTCGGGTACTTTGGCTAGGCCAGATTGGCCAAGCTGTCTGACAATCGACTGCGAGACTTGAGGGGGCACCGATAAATAAAAAAGTCTTTGCGCAGGAGTACCCCAGTCTTTTTCGACGGAATCAAGATGTCTG contains these protein-coding regions:
- a CDS encoding glucose-6-phosphate dehydrogenase; amino-acid sequence: MKISKPTILVIVGISGDLSKRKLLPATDEIFRAGELPEKFKVIGVTRRDIAMQGVELYKMDLEILEEYKKLARHLDSVEKDWGTPAQRLFYLSVPPQVSQSIVRQLGQSGLAKVPDTKLLLEKPFGFDLQSAKDLIDDINKYFTEEQVYRIDHYLAKEMTQNLIIFRQSNSLFKRTWNKDFIERIEIVASEQIGIEGRATFYEQTGALRDLVQSHLLQLAALTLMKIPPSVSNGVVDSNGGADNSWWKNIPDERLRALEQLHLLSEEKIIDCVKRGQYKNYREEVKNPQSTVETFVSLQLESGSPDWQGVPITLTTGKALDKKMTEIRIFYKKAEHHESNQLTLRIQPKEGIEICLWTKKPGYDRTLEKHPLNFSYEDHYASLPEAYERVLVDAMHSDHSLFTSSGEVLRSWEIIAPIQEFWKKGGGSDLTFY